From the genome of Thermosipho japonicus:
GCAATATCTTTAAAACCTTCAAATTTGCTTAATAGTTCATATCCATACTCTACATGAGTTTCAATTGATTTTCTTTCTTTTTCTGTTAACCTTCCGGGTTTTTTTAAAATGGCACCATTTACCATTATTTTCCCTATATCATGCAAATATGCAGCCATATACACTTTTTCCACATCCAGTCCCATCTTTTCAGTTACTATCTTAGAAACACTTGCTACCATTTTAGAATGTTCTTTATTTGATAATTTTTCTTCAACCTCTACAAGCATTGTTAAAATTTCCTCAAATAATTTCTCCATTCTCTTTCCATATAATTTTAGATACAAAAAGTTCCCAAATAGTTTTCCAAATATTTCAGTTGCATATTCTGGTATAACTAGTTTTTCATTTACAAATGAATCCAAACAAATACCACCAAACTTTTCGTTATTAATATAGATCGGAATTATATAAGATGATTTTATTTTATCGCTACCTAATTTTTCAAATTCGTCTTTAAATACACTTTTTTTATTTACTTCTTTAAAGATTTTTCCATCAACAAACCCCTCATACTTTACTGCAACCACATCATCCTCATCTGTAAAAACTATATTTTTTAAAGCATCAGTATAACCTATTTGCGCATAAAATCTGTACTTTCCACCATCCTTTAAAATAATACTTCCAGCATTTACATCTGGTATTATAGAAATCAACTTTTTAAGTATTTTATAAGCAATCTCCTCTAAATCTTCTTCTGGAACAATATTAGAAAGTATGTCGTAAACTGATACAAGTAAATTATTTAATTGTTCAACTTCTTTCCTTAATCTTTCTTCTGAATAAAACATTTCCTGTAGCTCTTTTTCATTGTCCAATACAACCCTTTGAAGATAATTAAACCTTTCTTTAAGTTCATCTAATTCAGCAATTCTCAATTCTCTATTAACAGTACTAAGTTCAAGATAATTTTGAAAATGGTCCATAGAAGCTTTAAGAATTTTAAGTCCATCTTCCAGTTCTTTTGCAAATTTTACATAAGAATTTTTTAATCTATAATATATAATCAAAAACATCAATAAAAATACTCCAAAAATAATCACAAGTTTAAAAAAACTTGATCTTAAATCTTTGCAAATTACAAAATTATAACCTAAAACCTTTATTGGAACACTAACATAGAACAATCTATTTTCCTTGACAGGAGAAAAAAACAGACATTCCTTTTTATTTACTATTAACTTATTTATATAATCTATGACCGACTTACTGCTATCAAAACTTTTTTCTTCTACCACTGATTTTACAAAATTTGCAAAGTTAACTAGATTGTTTTTTTCAAAATTAAATAGTAAAATTGATATGGCAACAAACATCAAGATAAATACTATTAATAAAACATAGAAACATTTTCTAAGTAATAATATTAATTCATCTTTTAACCTCATATTATCACCCTCTTAACTATTATTCTATCACAAGGAGGCATTAAAATGACTAAAGAAATAAATATTAAAAATGTTAAAATTGGCGGAAAAAATCCGGTTGTAATACAATCCATGACTAATACAAAAACAGAAGATATAAAAAACACCTTGCAACAAATTCAAAATTTATACAATGCAGGATGCGAATTAGTTAGAGTTTCAGTCCCCACTTTTGAAGCTGCTAAAGCTTTAAAAACAATAACCAAAGAATCTCCAATCCCAATTATAGCTGATATACATTTTGACTATAAGCTTGCAATAGAAAGCATTAAAAATGGAGCCAGTAAAGTTAGAATAAACCCTGGAAATATTGGAAATGATGAAAAAGTAAAAGAAATTATTAAAGTTGCAAAAGATTATAATGTTCCTATAAGAGTAGGTGCAAATTCAGGATCCATTCCAAAAGAATTTGAAAAGCTTCCTAAAATTGATGCACTATGCCAAGCAGCACTAAAAGAAGTTAGGTTACTCGAAAAATTTGGCTTTGAAAACATTGTAATTTCCGTAAAAAGCTCAGATGTTATTGAAACAATAAAAGCATACGAAAAAATTTCAAAAATGACGGATTATCCACTTCATATTGGAGTTACAGAAGCAGGAACATACGAATGGGCAATTATTAAATCTTCAACTGCTTTGGGATATCTTTTATATAAAGGCATAGGTGATACAATAAGGATTTCCATTGCAGGAGATCCTATAAAAGAAGTACTGGCTGCAAAAAAACTTTTAATATCTTTAAATCTCAGAAAAGGAATACAAATAATAGCATGCCCTACTTGCGCTAGAACCACAATAGATGTTGAAAAATGGGCTAGTATCATTGAAAAAAATTTTTCAAAGGTTGAAAAAAACATAAAAATAGCAGTTCTAGGATGTGTTGTAAATGGTATTGGAGAAGGAAAAGATGCTGATATTGGAATTGCAGGAGTTCAAAATGGATTTTTGCTATTCTATAAAGGGAAGATAGTAGGAACTTTCAAAAAAGAAGAAATTTTTCAAGTTCTAGAAGACTATATTATAAAAGTGGAAGAAGAATAAATCTTCTTTTTTGCATAGTTGATATTATTAAATACTTTTCACCTTTAAAGAACAATAATGTTTCGCTACCTATTCTATTTAAAGCGCTTCTTAAAAAGTAGGCGTTTGTTGTTGTCTGGAAAATATATTTACTACTAATATCTATATGCCCTCTATATTCCATATTTTCAGAAAAAGCATAAAAATAAAGCCCTTTTTCATTACCAAATATTTTTAGTCTTGAGTATCTTCCAGAAATCATAGCTCTTCTTAAAAATCGTCTTATACTTTTTAAACTAACCCTTAAAAATTCTTCAGACTTTTCAATTTCATTTTCTAATGGCACAAGATCCAAGTGATCGAGTTCCTCACCACACACATTAAACAAATAATCTGATGACAAAACCAATTTATTAAGTCCTTCACCAACACTTAATTCTCCACTTTTTATTTCAGACAAAGCCTTTATCAAATGCCGTGCTGAATAATAAGGAATCCTCCAAGAATATTCCTTACTTTTCTTATCTCTTACAACATAATTAATAATCCTGCCATTTTCTGCTACCATTCTTACTTTACTTCCAAAGTAAAAATCCACATAACTTCCTTCTTCCAAGTGACTTGATACAAAGTCTAGATCATTTACAAATACATTTATAGGAATATTAATTAATTCTTCATATCTTTCTTCAAAGTTCTTGAAAGAAAAACGTTCTGTCTTTAATTTCAAATTTTCGTCTTTTGCTTTTAATACAACATAATTTCCATCAGAATAAATTGAGATGTTACCTGAGAGTTCAAATACAAAAAATTTCAATATATCTAATGGAACAGAAAAAGAAAGAGTTGTCGGACTCATTTCTGAAACTTTTGCCTTTAAACTTAGACAGCCATCACTACCATAAAGATTTAAAAATCCGTTTTCATATTTAAATCCAACTATTCTATTTGTTTTTTCAACTGTTCCTACTGTTTTATCTATTAACTTTAACACTCTTTTTAACTCTTCCACGTTTAAAAATACCCTCATAAATTCACCTCTATTTAATTCTACATCATTTATTTAAAAACTCAACAACTTGATTAATCCCCACAAATATGATATAAAATTATAAGGTAAGTTCAATGGGGGGTATAAAAATGAAAACTTTCGAACAAAAATTAAAAATTAATATTTTTCACATAAATCCTTGAAAAAGGGGCTCACTATTGGGCCCCTTTTTCTTTAGCTGTGGGGGAGGTGAAATTTATTTCGGTAAAAGTGTATGATCCTTATCAAAAAAAGCTTTTCTATGAGGAAATTTCTTTGCCAAAAAACATACGTTCTGAGAAATTAGTTGTTGTTCCAACATTTTTTGACTTTCACACCCATGTAAGACTATTAGAAGATCAAGAAGATTATGAATCTTTAAAAAAAGCTTGTATAGCTGGTGGCTTTTCCGAAGTTCTAATTCAACCAAACACAAAACCAAGGCTAGAAAATAGTAAAGTCCATGAAAAACACAAAAAACTTTCTGAAAATCCATACGTTAGATTCTACAGAACAACGTCATTTTTTGGCTCCCAAGAACCAAACAACATAGATATTCTATGTTATTCCACTGATGGCATTGAATACAATTACAATGATTTAGTAGAAAATTTTTCAAAGAAAAAACCACACTTTCTTCTTGACCACAGTCAAATGTTTGAACATCCGGGAATTTTTTACAAAAAAATAGAAAATCTTCCCAAACGGCCAATAACCAATGAAGCTATTGCAGTAGCTAGAACTATCTTAACAGGGATTGAATTTGGTTTTAAAGATTTTCATATTCAGCACATTTCATCAATTTACACACTGGAAATGATAAAATTTCTAAAAAAATATGCAAATATAACCTGTGAAGTAACTCCACACCACCTTTTATTAACAAATGAGCATATCAAAAATTCAAACTTTAAAATCAACCCACCCCTTGCTGACCAACAAACAAGAGAATTTTTAATTGAGGCCGTAAAAAACAATGATATAGATATTCTTGCTACTGATCATGCACCACATCCTGACAAAAAAAATGACTTTGAAAAAGATCCATATGGTACTTCAAATATTGAAATCGCATTTTCTGCGTTTTATACTGCTATTGAAGACCTTATGATAGTAGTTAACAAACTTTGTGACTCACCAAGAAGACGATTAAAAATAAAGCCAAAATTTGATTCAGAAAACTTTGTAGTTGTAGATTTAAACCAAGAATTTATAGTTGATAGTACAAAATTTTACAGTAAAGGCAAAAATTGCGCTTTTGATGGTATGAAATTAAAAGGTAAAGTTATTGGAGTAAAAATAAATGGAAAATGGGGGTTTTGGGATGGAGAATACTTACTTGACTAAGAAAGATGTAATTCAAATAAATGAAGATACATTCATAGTTACATTTAATGAAAAATTTAAATTTGATGAGGGCCAATTTATAATGATTCAAACTCCCTCACTAACAAGAAAACCTTTTATACTTGGAACATGGAAAGGCAACATAGCTGTATCAGTTCAGATAAAAGGAAAAGGAACAAACTATATCGTCTTTCAAGGAGAAAAGTTTAAAGCACACTTTCCATTAGGTAATAAATTCATACCACCTGCAGGCAAGGGCATAGTTATATCATCTCCAACATGTATTACTTTAGCAAATCTTTTACATGAAAAATATTCTTGTGATGTACTTATTGGAAGCAAAAGTAAAATAAATTTCGAACTTCCTTTTGAAAGCGTAATTGGAAATGAAGATTTTTCCAAAAAAATAAAAACATTAAAGACATACGATTGGTACCTTGTAAGTGGTTCAAAACAAATGGAAGAATTTGTTCTTTCAAACATTGAATCTAAAAATGTTTTTGTGTCGCTTGAAGAATATATGGGATGTGGTATTGGCGCTTGTAAAAGCTGTGCTGTTTTTACAAAAGAGGGTGTAAAGCACGTCTGTACAGACGGACCAATATTTAGGAGGGATATACTATGAATCTAAACCCACCTCTAGTTATAGCTTCTGGACCTGGAGGAAGTGGAGAATATCTAAGACTTATAAACCCAAAATATGTAGGTGCATATACACTAAAAACTATAACCTTAAATCCAAAACCAGGAAACAAAACAAAAAGAATGGAAAATTTGGAAAACTATATAATTAATAGCATCGGACTTGAAAATCCTGGAATAGAATATGTTATATCAAACATTGACAAATTCGTACTTAAAGAAACAAAAACAATCCTTAGTCTTGGAGGAGATAGTAAAGATGAATACATAAAAATTGCAGAAAAAATTGCACCGCATGCTAAAAAATTTGAAGCAATTGAATTTAATTTTTCTTGCCCAAATGTAAAAAAAGGGGGACTTTCAATTCTTTCAGACTTAAATGAATGGCAAGAAATTCTTGAAAATGTTCGAAAAATACTTCCAGATTCATTTTTAATGGCAAAATTAAGTATTGAAGGAAATTTTGTGGAAATTTTGTCAAGAAAAGTGAAAGAATTTGGATGGAACGGCCTTACACTAATAAACTGTGTAAGAGGTCTTCTAATAAAAGATGGAAAAATAGTTACAGGAGGACTTTCGGGACCCATTCTAAAACCCATAGCATTGCGAGCAATATATGAAGTTAGAAAAGTCCTAAAAGATATATACATAATAGCTTCAGGAGGTATATATACAAAGAAAGATGTAGATGATTTCCTTTTAGTAGGAACAAATGCTATTTCAATAGGAAGCGCATTATTTAAAGATCCCCAAGTTGTTGAAGAACTTGGAAAATACTTGAAAGGAGTGAAAAGATGATACCTGTATTGAGCTTAGATATGGAAAACCCCTTGGAATTCATTGATAAATATGGAAGTTTTGATGTTGTAAAGGTAGGGCATAACTTGGCTATTTTCGGCAAAAAAATTCTAGATGAATTTGAAAAGAGAAATACCAAAGTAATATTAGATTTGAAATTTTGTGATATTCCCTCAACAGTTTCTAGATCAATCAAAAGCTGGGATCATCCGGCTATAATAGGTTTTACAGTCCATAGCGCTGCTGGAATTGAAAGTGTCAAGGCAGCGCTTGATTCAACAGAAAAAATCATTTTCTCAGTAGTCAAATTAACTTCTCAAGTTGGAGAATTATCAGACTATCTAAAGACAATAGAAGAGCTTGAAAACATCAACAGTTCGTTTGTTCTTCCTGGGCGTTGGGCAATAAATTTAAGAAAAAAACTCAGTGGCAAATTTTTAGTTCCAGGCATAAGAATGCAAGTCAAAGCAGATGATCAAAAAGATACCATTACATTGGATCAAATAAAAGATATTGCAGACTTTGCAGTTTTAGGTAGAGAAATCTACCTCAGTGAAAATCCAAAAGAAAAAATCGAAAAAATCAAGGAGGAATTAAAATGGAAATAAAAGAAATCCTTGAAAAAACAGGTGCACTTTTGTCGGGACATTTTTTACTTTCATCAGGAAATCACTCCGAAAAATATGTTCAATGCGCAAGGCTCTTCGAGTTTCCTGCATACGGTGATATGGTGGCAAAAATGCTTGCCGAAAAGATAGAAGAATACAAACCAGATTTAATAATTGGCCCTGCAATGGGTGGAATACATCTTGCATACTCGGTTGCAAAATATCTTAATATTAGAAATATCTTTGCTGAAAGAGAAAATGGTATTATGACACTTAGACGTGGATTTAAAATAAATAAAGGCGAACGTGTTGCAATAGTTGAAGATGTAATAACTACAGGTAAATCAGTAAAAGAAGTAATTGAAATAGTAAAAAATAGTGAAGGTAATCTTTGCTGCATTGGCTCAATCATAAACAGATCTAGCTCAAATTTATTCGATGTTCCATATGAATATTTAATAAAACTAGAACTCCCAATTTACTCTCCAGATGAATGCCCGCTCTGTAAAAAAAATATTCCACTTGAAAAACCAGGAAGTAGATTCATTAAAAAATAAACAAAGCGTGGCAGATGCCACGCTTTGTACTTTGTGTATTGGACAAAATTACTCTCCGTATTCTTCTGCCAAATATTTCTTAATTTGATCATCTGCCGTTTTAATTGCTGTTTCCATATCAACTTTTCCATTTACAAAATCTGAGAACATGTTTCCAACAACATTCCTAATTTCATACCATACTCCAATTTGTGGATCAAATATTGCATTGTTAATCTGAGAAAGTGGAATCTCTGCAAGAGGATCTGATTTTACATTTTCCTTCCAGATATTTGTTTCAAGAGCACTCTTTCTTACTGGAATATAACCAGTATTTACTGACCAGAATGCTGTAACATCTGGTGAAATAAGGTATTTCATAAATTCCCAAGCTGCCTTTTTCTCTTCATCAGTTGCATTTGCAAACATAATAACATCGGTTCCTGCAAATGGAACATTTCTTGTTTTCCAAACTGGTACCGGTGCCCAACCCCAGTTGAATTTACCCTTTACAGAGCTTTCAACATATTTTCTTCCTGCAATCGTATCAATGTACATAACAACCTTTTGTTGACCAAATGGATCATTCATGTATCCGCCTTGATAATATGCAATACCTTCATCAACTAATTTTCTAACAAAGCTTAAAACATCTCTTGTTTCTTGGCTATCTATATTTGATACCCATTTTCCATTTTCCATCTTTAAAACAGAACCGCCTCTAAGTGAAAGAAGAATTTGGAACAAGTCTGCAGTTGTTCTAAATCCAAATCCATATTGATCTGGTTTACCATCACCATCAACATCTTCTGTTAAAACCTTTGCAGCATAGTAAAGTTCGTTAATTGACTTTGGAACATCAACACCATAAAGTGTTAGAAGATCTGCATTGTAGTATAAAATATAAAGACTCTTGTTAAAAGGAACAGCATAAACATCATTACCCCACATACAGTTTTTTCTCAATGGTTCGTATACATCTTCCCATTCCTCTTTTGTAAGACCTATCTTTGGATCGTTTAAAAAGTCATTTAATTTTTGGACAACACCACTTTGAATTAATTTTGCAGTCCAATTTGAATAAGCTTGTGCAATTGTTGGAAGTTCTCCAGCTTGTGCACCAGCAAGAAGTTTTTGAGCTAAAGCACCGTAATTTCCAACGTAAATAGCTTCTACTTCAATATCAGGATGTGATTCATTAAATGAATTTACGATCTGCTCTAATGTTTTTCCATGATTTCCACCCATAGCATGCCAGAATACAACTTTAGTCTTTGCAAACGAGAAAACAACAATAAGTGACAACAAAATCACCAGTAGTTTTTTCATGAACTTTCCCCTCCTCCATAAGAATTTTCAAAAACAAACATACCTCTTAAACTTTTAACCTTTAATTACATTCTTCAAGCAACATTTATTATAACACTTTTCAACTTTTCTTTGCAAATAACTTCTACACTTGTATATTTTTAAAAATCATTCATAAAAGTGAACTAATTATTTCTCGGGCCTTTTTCATCAAATCTTTTAATTCGTTTGAAATATTTTTAACTTCTTCAAGTTTTTTCCATGCTTCTTCTTTATTTTCATTTTTAACTAATTCTAATATAACAGATGCTTCATTATGAAGTCTTACATGTAGTTCTCCAATTTTTCCCCAAACTTCTTGAACTTCCACTGGTGGTTTTAAAATATTATAAAACATTCCAAAAGCACATTTATTTGGATCAGTTTCTATATCATATTCACCTTCAGTAATTACTGATTCAAGTTTTTTAATCCAGTTACTATGATCTTCAATTGCTCTTTCAAGTCTTTCAATTATATCTTCTTTCGAATAGAAATTAAGTTTTAAAAATTCTTCAAAACTCTTAAAGAATCTATCGCTTAATCCTGAAACTTGTTCATCTATTTTTTTATTTTCCATTCCTAAATTTTCAAATGTCTTTTCTAAAGCACTCATAGCATTGAAAAACTCTGATACCAAACTCGTAATATTTTGGGAAATTGAAGTCATTTCTTCGGTGGCTGCATTTTGCTCTTGGGCACTAGCCGCAACATTCATAGCTATTTCATCTACATCCTTTGTTTTTTCTAAAACTTTTTCTATTTCTTCAATAGATTGATCTATCTTTTGAGTGGCTTCATTTACATTCTCGGAAATATCCAAAATATTCTTTGAAGTATTATTTATACCTTTAACAATTTCGGAAAGATTGTCTGAAATTCTTTCGGTTGCTTTCTTACTTTCTTCAGCAAGCTTTCTAATTTCATCTGCAACAACTGCAAATCCTTTTCCTGCTTCTCCGGCTCTAGCTGCTTCAATTGCTGCATTTAATGCAAGCAAGTTTGTTTGCTCGGCAATACTGGCAATTGTCTCAACAACCATATTTACAGTCCCAGCATTCTCATTAAGCACTTCCATATCATGTGATACTTTTTCCATCTCACTTCTAATTGATTCTATTGCTTCTCCAACATACCTAATTGTATTCTGACCATTTTGAGCCATATTTGACATTTCCGACGTTAAACTACTTAATTCTTGACTAATTTCCGCTAATTTTTGTCCAGTTGTAGCTATTTCTTCAATACCATAACTTGCATCTTTAACCGATGAGATAACATTTTCAGAGTTAGTCTTAATTGAATCTAACATTCCCAAAGATTCTTGAAATTCTCTATCAAAATTTCCTATTATTCTCTCAAAATTTCCTAAAGAAATTATTCCATTACCAAATGTGTCAGATATCACTAGCAAAGATTTACGCAACATATCAATAAATTCGTTAAAATATTTAGAAGTTTTACCAATTTCATCATTCGTAAAACTTGGAATTTTTTTAGTAAGATCCCCATTACTTTTTGCAAGTTGCTCTACACTTTCTAAAAGATACTTAACTGGCTTCAAAATTTGTTTGTGATAAAGAACCAATGTAACAATTATAACACCTATACCAAAAACAAGCGATAATAATTGTATGTTTTTCATCATAGAAACATTTTTCTCTGCATCTTTTTGCAATAAAGTTACAGCATTGTTCATTTCACTTAACAACGTAAGGTTGTTGTTAATTATATATTTTAAATCATCTTCTTTTCCAAGCTCCAAGAATTTTTCAATATGTTTCTTAAATGGTATCCAAATTTTTTTAACTTTCTCAAGTTGATCTTTGGCTTTACCCGATGCCGGTGGAAGCATTACCTTCACAGTACCCTTTAAATCGAAAGGAGCTTCTCCGCCATTTATTAAAGCACTTAAAGTAACATCAAAAATGTTTTTACACATCAGCAAATCATTCTTAACATTTTTATCTCCATAAATAGAAAATATAAGAATATCTTTAGACATTCTTTGAGTTAACATTCTTTGTCTTCCAGCAAGATTAATTACAACAGAATCAGACTTTTGATGATCCGTAATAAATAAGGTAGATATGTAAATAGTTATAATTAAAGCTGCAAAAATAATAAGTGGAATCAATAACTTCACCAAAAGTTTATTCTTCATAACATCGCCCCCTTTTATAAAAATATAATAAATTTTCTCTATTTATTTTAATTATACCATAATTAAGTCGGAATTAAAAAGTGAAACTTAATAATGAAACAATTTTCTGATATAATCTTTTTAAAAAGGAGCGTGAAATTTTGGAAAAACTAATTTCAAAAAAAATGAATCTAGAAAACTGGCAAGTTAAAAATGCAATATTACTTTTAAAAGAAAATACTATTCATTTTGTAGCAAGGTATAGAAAAGACCAAACCGGTGGATTAAACGAAGAACAATTAAGAGAAATACAAAACCTACTTCATTACTACGAAAAAGTAGAAAAAGAAAAAAAGAAAATCTTAAAAGCACTTGAAAAAGAAAATAAACTAACAATAGAGTTGAAAAAGAAAATAGAAAATTCGTACGATTTTGATGAGCTTGAACAGATATATTTACCGTACAAAAAGAAAAAGAAATCTAAGGCTGATATTGCAATTGAAAATGGCCTTTTAGAGCTTCACAATAAACTAATAAATAATCCTGAAAGCTTTGAAAAAGAAATTCCAAAATATTTTAGCAAAACCTTTGATACAAAAGATAAAGTAATAGAAGGTTTGAAAAATATTATTGCCCAAAATTTTTCTCATGATGAAAATATAAGAAAAAGACTGGAATTTTTTATGTTTGAATATGGTTATTTAAAATGTACTAAAAAAGTTGATTACAAAACAAAATATGACGTCTATGAAAATTTTTCTCAAAAAATTAAAAACCTAAAAGAATACAGTGTACTATCTATAAACAGAGGAGAAAAAGAAAATATTTTAAAAGTCCAAATTGCACTTGATGATAAATTCAAAAATGAAATATTCAATCTCACAAAGCTTGACCTTAAAAACGAAATTATATTAAAAGGGCTTGAGATGGGTTGGAAAAAATTATTTGATTCTATAAAAAAAAGAATTAGAAACCAACTTACCCAAAAGGCAGAAAATAGAGCCATTGCAATTTTCTCAAAAAACCTAAAACAACTATTACTCACACCACCATTAAAAGATAAAAGAATCCTTGCTATAGATCCAGGAAATAAAACTGGATGTAAAATTGCAGTTCTTGATGAAAATGGAAAATTCCTTGGAAAAGCAATTATTTTTCCAACTCCTCCACACAATGATATTGAAAATTCGGAAAAAATCGTTATAGAATTAATCAAGAAATTTAATTTAAACCTGATAGTTATAGGTAATGGCACGGCATCCAGAGAAACTCAGAAATTTATAGTAAATACAATCAAAAAATTCAATCTTGATATAAAGTACATCTTTGCAAATGAAGCTGGAGCTTCAGTATACTCTGTTTCAAAAATAGCTATTGAAGAATTCCCGGACCTTGACCCTACAATAAGAAGTGCAATAAGTATTGGTAGGCGCGTGCAAGACCCACTTTCAGAATTTGTAAAAATAGATCCAAAATCACTTGGTGTAGGACAATACCAGCACGATGTAAATCAAAAAAAATTGGAAGAAGAACTAAACAACGTTACAAAAGATGTCGTTAATATGGTAGGTGTTAATCTAAACACGGCCTCTGCCAAACTTCTTGAATATGTATCAGGAATTACACCTTCACTTGCCAAAAAAATAGTAAAATACAGGGAAAAACATGGTAAATTTATAGAAAGAAAGCAATTACTAAACATAGATGGTCTCGGAGAAAAAACATTTGAACAATGCGCTGGTTTTTTAAGAATAATTGATGGAAAAAATCCACTTGAAAAGAGCAGAATTCACCCTGAACAATATAAAATAGCAAATAAAATAATTAGTTTTAATTTAGACAACATTGACATCGAAAAACTTTCCAAAGAATTAAATGTTGGAATATTAACTTTAAAGGACATAATAAATGAGTTAAAAAATCCCGGGCTAGACCCAAGAGAATCTCTTCCTAAGCCAAAATT
Proteins encoded in this window:
- a CDS encoding dihydroorotate dehydrogenase, whose product is MNLNPPLVIASGPGGSGEYLRLINPKYVGAYTLKTITLNPKPGNKTKRMENLENYIINSIGLENPGIEYVISNIDKFVLKETKTILSLGGDSKDEYIKIAEKIAPHAKKFEAIEFNFSCPNVKKGGLSILSDLNEWQEILENVRKILPDSFLMAKLSIEGNFVEILSRKVKEFGWNGLTLINCVRGLLIKDGKIVTGGLSGPILKPIALRAIYEVRKVLKDIYIIASGGIYTKKDVDDFLLVGTNAISIGSALFKDPQVVEELGKYLKGVKR
- a CDS encoding ABC transporter substrate-binding protein yields the protein MKKLLVILLSLIVVFSFAKTKVVFWHAMGGNHGKTLEQIVNSFNESHPDIEVEAIYVGNYGALAQKLLAGAQAGELPTIAQAYSNWTAKLIQSGVVQKLNDFLNDPKIGLTKEEWEDVYEPLRKNCMWGNDVYAVPFNKSLYILYYNADLLTLYGVDVPKSINELYYAAKVLTEDVDGDGKPDQYGFGFRTTADLFQILLSLRGGSVLKMENGKWVSNIDSQETRDVLSFVRKLVDEGIAYYQGGYMNDPFGQQKVVMYIDTIAGRKYVESSVKGKFNWGWAPVPVWKTRNVPFAGTDVIMFANATDEEKKAAWEFMKYLISPDVTAFWSVNTGYIPVRKSALETNIWKENVKSDPLAEIPLSQINNAIFDPQIGVWYEIRNVVGNMFSDFVNGKVDMETAIKTADDQIKKYLAEEYGE
- the pyrF gene encoding orotidine-5'-phosphate decarboxylase, whose amino-acid sequence is MIPVLSLDMENPLEFIDKYGSFDVVKVGHNLAIFGKKILDEFEKRNTKVILDLKFCDIPSTVSRSIKSWDHPAIIGFTVHSAAGIESVKAALDSTEKIIFSVVKLTSQVGELSDYLKTIEELENINSSFVLPGRWAINLRKKLSGKFLVPGIRMQVKADDQKDTITLDQIKDIADFAVLGREIYLSENPKEKIEKIKEELKWK
- a CDS encoding dihydroorotate dehydrogenase — its product is MENTYLTKKDVIQINEDTFIVTFNEKFKFDEGQFIMIQTPSLTRKPFILGTWKGNIAVSVQIKGKGTNYIVFQGEKFKAHFPLGNKFIPPAGKGIVISSPTCITLANLLHEKYSCDVLIGSKSKINFELPFESVIGNEDFSKKIKTLKTYDWYLVSGSKQMEEFVLSNIESKNVFVSLEEYMGCGIGACKSCAVFTKEGVKHVCTDGPIFRRDIL
- a CDS encoding HD domain-containing phosphohydrolase, which encodes MRLKDELILLLRKCFYVLLIVFILMFVAISILLFNFEKNNLVNFANFVKSVVEEKSFDSSKSVIDYINKLIVNKKECLFFSPVKENRLFYVSVPIKVLGYNFVICKDLRSSFFKLVIIFGVFLLMFLIIYYRLKNSYVKFAKELEDGLKILKASMDHFQNYLELSTVNRELRIAELDELKERFNYLQRVVLDNEKELQEMFYSEERLRKEVEQLNNLLVSVYDILSNIVPEEDLEEIAYKILKKLISIIPDVNAGSIILKDGGKYRFYAQIGYTDALKNIVFTDEDDVVAVKYEGFVDGKIFKEVNKKSVFKDEFEKLGSDKIKSSYIIPIYINNEKFGGICLDSFVNEKLVIPEYATEIFGKLFGNFLYLKLYGKRMEKLFEEILTMLVEVEEKLSNKEHSKMVASVSKIVTEKMGLDVEKVYMAAYLHDIGKIMVNGAILKKPGRLTEKERKSIETHVEYGYELLSKFEGFKDIAKIVLYHHERCDGKGYPKGLKCEQIPIESRIISAVDVCCTLMIKGYEKDEVINLLRKDVENGKLDGNIVGILIELLRDNII
- a CDS encoding dihydroorotase yields the protein MKFISVKVYDPYQKKLFYEEISLPKNIRSEKLVVVPTFFDFHTHVRLLEDQEDYESLKKACIAGGFSEVLIQPNTKPRLENSKVHEKHKKLSENPYVRFYRTTSFFGSQEPNNIDILCYSTDGIEYNYNDLVENFSKKKPHFLLDHSQMFEHPGIFYKKIENLPKRPITNEAIAVARTILTGIEFGFKDFHIQHISSIYTLEMIKFLKKYANITCEVTPHHLLLTNEHIKNSNFKINPPLADQQTREFLIEAVKNNDIDILATDHAPHPDKKNDFEKDPYGTSNIEIAFSAFYTAIEDLMIVVNKLCDSPRRRLKIKPKFDSENFVVVDLNQEFIVDSTKFYSKGKNCAFDGMKLKGKVIGVKINGKWGFWDGEYLLD
- the pyrE gene encoding orotate phosphoribosyltransferase, with the translated sequence MEIKEILEKTGALLSGHFLLSSGNHSEKYVQCARLFEFPAYGDMVAKMLAEKIEEYKPDLIIGPAMGGIHLAYSVAKYLNIRNIFAERENGIMTLRRGFKINKGERVAIVEDVITTGKSVKEVIEIVKNSEGNLCCIGSIINRSSSNLFDVPYEYLIKLELPIYSPDECPLCKKNIPLEKPGSRFIKK
- the ispG gene encoding flavodoxin-dependent (E)-4-hydroxy-3-methylbut-2-enyl-diphosphate synthase; this encodes MTKEINIKNVKIGGKNPVVIQSMTNTKTEDIKNTLQQIQNLYNAGCELVRVSVPTFEAAKALKTITKESPIPIIADIHFDYKLAIESIKNGASKVRINPGNIGNDEKVKEIIKVAKDYNVPIRVGANSGSIPKEFEKLPKIDALCQAALKEVRLLEKFGFENIVISVKSSDVIETIKAYEKISKMTDYPLHIGVTEAGTYEWAIIKSSTALGYLLYKGIGDTIRISIAGDPIKEVLAAKKLLISLNLRKGIQIIACPTCARTTIDVEKWASIIEKNFSKVEKNIKIAVLGCVVNGIGEGKDADIGIAGVQNGFLLFYKGKIVGTFKKEEIFQVLEDYIIKVEEE